In Oryzias melastigma strain HK-1 linkage group LG18, ASM292280v2, whole genome shotgun sequence, one DNA window encodes the following:
- the LOC112155964 gene encoding uncharacterized protein DDB_G0292642-like, producing MSSMEKSYNLHDQTLRFVDREDEMDFLYEEFASPRAEMSCGHAVTPMSLTNWCRRLLEEGKSKFVCGQPNCNKEWPYVEVRKMALLTPEEREYFESTMAQNAAREYFNSKTCPGCKFSVTRKDESNLSVRCQICTERKGKPYEFCWQCLKEWKGPQPRSDRCDNDGCYNEPLKALKTCPEIVFESIKDVRGCPSIRACPTCGSLLEHTSKKCKNLVCPRCRVEFCFVCLKLTFQCLRTSRHYIPCSDGVAPRQTSIPVWHQNT from the exons ATGAGCTCCATGGAGAAAAGCTACAACCTCCACGACCAGACGCTCAGATTCGTGGACAGAGAGGATGAGATGGATT ttctttatgAGGAATTCGCGTCTCCCAGAGCAGAGATGTCCTGCGGTCACGCGGTCACTCCCATGTCTCTCACTAACTGGTGCCGCAGGTTGTTGGAAGAG GGTAAAAGTAAGTTTGTTTGCGGTCAGCCCAACTGTAATAAGGAGTGGCCGTATGTGGAAGTTCGTAAAATGGCTCTGCTGACCCCAGAGGAAAGAGAATACTTTGAAAGCACAATGGCTCAAAATGCAGCCAGAGAATAtttcaactccaaaaca TGTCCTGGATGCAAATTCTCTGTGACGAGGAAAGATGAGTCCAACCTGAGTGTGCGTTGCCAGATTTGCACAGAAAGGAAAGGAAAACCGTATGAGTTCTGCTGGCAGTGTCTGAAAGAGTGGAAGGGTCCACAGCCACGCTCAGACCGCTGTGATAATGACGGCTGCTACAACGAGCCTCTGAAAGCTCTGAAGACCTGCCCAGAAATCGTCTTTGAATCAATTAAAGACGTCCGGGGGTGTCCTTCCATCAGAGCCTGTCCCACCTGTGGATCTCTGCTGGAACACACCTcgaaaaagtgtaaaaatcttGTCTGTCCTCGATGCAGAGTGGAGTTCTGCTTTGTGTGTCTTAAACTCACATTTCAGTGTTTGAGAACAAGCCGTCATTATATACCGTGCTCAGATGGTGTCGCTCCCAGACAAACCTCCATCCCTGTGTGGCATCAGAACACATAG